In Pedobacter sp. W3I1, one DNA window encodes the following:
- a CDS encoding bifunctional riboflavin kinase/FAD synthetase, which translates to MKIYYNLSDFKKLDNAIVTIGTFDGVHFGHQKIIKQLVQKAKVDNGESVILTFFPHPRMIIDPENQELKMINTINEKAEILKGLGVDHLIITPFTRDFSNQLPEDYIKSTLVNNIGTRHIIIGYDHRFGKDRSGNLSDLKAAGLHYGFSVEEIMEQDIHDVAVSSTKIRQALLAGDVSLANDYLGYPFSIFGRVIKGDKIGRTIGFPTANIFVEETYKLIPGDGIYAVTVEMSADFKEEDLVSTNRLQTSDSGLRTYKGMAYIGQRPTINGMTRNIEVNIFDFNQEIYGQDIKMNFLKFLRHDVKFTGLEALTIQLQKDKEATLAYFNG; encoded by the coding sequence ATGCCATTGTAACCATTGGCACTTTCGACGGTGTGCATTTCGGGCACCAAAAAATCATTAAACAACTGGTACAAAAGGCAAAAGTTGATAATGGAGAAAGTGTAATTCTAACTTTTTTCCCACACCCGAGAATGATTATCGATCCTGAAAACCAGGAGCTAAAAATGATTAATACCATTAATGAAAAAGCAGAAATTTTAAAAGGGTTAGGTGTTGATCATTTGATTATTACCCCCTTTACCAGAGATTTCTCCAATCAGCTGCCTGAAGATTATATAAAAAGCACATTGGTGAACAACATTGGCACCAGGCATATTATTATTGGTTATGACCATCGTTTTGGCAAAGACCGTTCGGGCAATCTAAGCGATTTAAAAGCCGCTGGCTTGCATTATGGCTTTAGTGTGGAGGAAATTATGGAACAGGATATTCATGATGTTGCGGTAAGCTCGACCAAAATCCGCCAGGCACTTTTAGCAGGGGATGTAAGTTTGGCTAACGATTATCTGGGCTACCCTTTTTCTATTTTTGGAAGGGTAATTAAAGGCGATAAAATAGGCAGAACTATTGGTTTCCCCACGGCGAACATCTTTGTTGAGGAGACTTATAAACTGATTCCGGGCGACGGCATTTATGCGGTTACCGTAGAGATGAGCGCCGATTTTAAAGAAGAAGATTTGGTATCGACAAACAGACTTCAGACTTCGGACTCCGGACTTCGGACTTATAAGGGTATGGCCTATATCGGGCAGCGGCCAACCATTAACGGAATGACCAGAAATATTGAAGTAAATATTTTCGATTTTAATCAGGAAATTTATGGACAGGATATTAAGATGAACTTTTTGAAATTCCTGCGCCACGATGTGAAATTCACCGGATTAGAGGCTTTAACTATTCAGTTACAAAAAGACAAGGAGGCTACTTTAGCTTATTTTAATGGGTAA